From the Chloroflexota bacterium genome, the window AGCCTGGTGGCAGATCTCTGCGCCGACGGGTCCCGGTTGCCCGTCTACTGGTGCAGCTTCTACTCCCCCTGCCTGGGCGTGTTCCTCCCCGTCTTCATCCAGGGTCAGATCCCGGCAGCCCTGACCATTGGCGACGCGGAGCCCAGCGATAAGAGCCTGTGGTGGCTGTTCCGCAAGCTCGAACGCGCCGTGCGGCAGGACCCCAGCGGCGAGGCCGCCGCGGCTGTACGGGCCGTGTGGCGGGGCTTCCAGGACAAGCTGCTGGAGACCGCCTACCAGATCGCCGCGGAGGCCCGGCAGATGATCGATGCCGGCCGCGACGAAGAGGCCGCGCAGAAGCTGACCGACTACATGCACCGCAACGTACAGCAGGCACAGTCTACGCTGCAAGACATGCTCACCCGAGGTCCGCTGACGGTGGCTAACTCTCGGACCGGGCGATCCACGTGAGCTCCAAGCAGGGCGATCCTCCACATCCGCCAGCTCATCTGGCAAAAGCGCCCACTATTTTCTGAACCGTCCTCGATATCCATGGAAGCGTCATGAGAAAGCCGACGGAGACCGTCACGCTCCATTACTTTGGCCATTGCGCCTTTCTGTGGGACCTCCCCACCAGCGCGCGGCTCCTGATCGATCCCTTCCGGAACCCGGCGGACCGCACGTGGTTCCTGCGGCCGTCCCCCAAAATCGAATGCGACATCGTGATGGTCACTCACCCGCACTTTGACCACGACGCCATCGACGAGTTGCCGGGGCGGCCCACCATCCTCCGGCATCCCGTGGAGCTCCGGGGCGAGGGCTTCCGGATCCGCGGCGTCATGTGGCAGCACGCCCGACACTACGGACAGGAATTCAACCAGGAGAACCTCATCTTCGCCGTCGAAGCGGCCGGGCTGCGCTTCTGCCACCTGGGCGATGGCCGGCCGGATCCGCCTCCATCCCTCGTCCAGACGATCGGCCCCATCGACATCCTGATGATCCCGGTCGACGATTCGTGCCACCTTCTCTCCTTCGAGGAGGTGGATCGGCTCATCCGCCAACTGGATCCGGCCGTGGTGATCCCGACTCACTATCTGATCCCCGGGCTGACCGCCCCGGAATCCACGCTGAAGGGCATCGAGCGCTGGCTGGAAGGGCGGACCAACGTGCGCCGAATATCGTCCATCCGGCTGTCCAGAGCCGACCTTCCCGAAACACAGGAGATCTGGATCTTCGACGCGCACGTCACCGCTTCACCGCCCCCTGATTAGGGGACGTGCCCTGATCACCCAGAGGGGATACAACCCCTCCGAGGAAACCCCGCTTTGACGGATCGGGGATACGCATTTACAATACCGCCGCGGGAGATCGTCCAGAAATAGGGTAACGTTTTGCCCCTCGCGAGGCGGTTTGGAGTGACGCGAGCCACTCCCCTCTGGCAGCGATTTCCCAATCTCATTGGCCCAACGGAGCGAACACTGATGGCCCAACTGCGTATCCGACCGGGTAACCCGCTGCGCGGGCGGCTACGTGTACCCGGTGACAAATCCATCTCCAACCGATTCCTCATGCTGGCCGCGCTGGCCGAGGGAGAATCCCGTGCCCGCGGCTGGCTGGCTTCTGACGATACGTTGGCAACCCTGCGTTGTATGGTCGCCCTGGGAGCGGAGATCGAGCGCCCGGAGGAGAACGAGGTGGTCGTGTGGGGAGGCGGGCTGCATTCCTTGCGAGAGCCCACCGACATCCTCTACTGCGAGTCCTCGGGCACGACCATGCGGCTCCTGTCCGGTCTGGTGGCCGGACAGCCGTTCACGACCATCCTTCACGGCTCGGAGCAGCTGCGCCGCCGCCCGATGAAGCGTGTGGTCACCCCCCTACGCCAGATGGGCGCCACCATCCTGGGGCGAGACGACGGCAACTTCCCCCCGCTGGCGATCCACGGCGGCGATCTGTCGGCGATCGAATACGAGCTGCCGGTCGCCTCCGCCCAGGCGAAATCCGCCATTCTGCTGGCCGGGCTGTTCGCGGGCGGCACCACGACCGTGCACGAGCCCGCCCCCAGCCGGGATCACACCGAGCGCATGCTGCAGGCCATGGGCGTGTTCATCGCCCGGGACGGACAATCCGTGCGGATCACGCCGCCCACCACGCCGCTGGCGCCGCTGACGATGGCCGTCCCCGGCGACATCTCCTCGGCCGCCTTCCTGATCGCGGCGGCGCTGCTGGTCCCCGGCTCCGACATCACCCTGGAGAACGTCGGGGTGAACCCCACCCGGGCGGGACTGCTGGAGGTCTTACCCCCCATGGGCGCCGAAGTGGAGCGACTGGACGAGCGGATGTCCGGCGGGGGAGAGCCCGTCGCGGACCTGCGTGTGCGCGCCGCCGAAGGTATGGAGGGCGTCACCGTCGAGGGCGAGCGGGTGCCCCGCATGATCGACGAGTTCCCCATCCTGGCCGTGCTGGCCACCCAGGCGGAGGGGGAGACCATCGTCCGGGGCGCGTCCGAGCTGCGGGTGAAGGAGTCGGATCGGGTGGCCACGGTCGTGGAGGAGCTGCGCAAGATGGGGGCGCAGATCGACCCGGCCGAGGACGGGTTCACCGTGCGAGGCCCCACCCCGCTCCAGGGCGCCACGGTGGACGCGCACGAGGATCACCGGCTGGCGATGGCTCTAGCGGTGGCCGGGCTCATCGCCGAGGGGGAGACGGTGATCGAGGGGGCGGAGTGCATCGACAAATCGTTCCCGCAGTTCCCCGAATGTCTGGCCGCCCTGGGCGCCAGCGTGGTCGGATAAGCCGCGTGTGACGGGCGCCATGGGAGGCACGATGATCGACGGACGCACACGGCTGGTCGGCGTCATGGGCTGGCCGGTGGAGCACTCCCTCAGCCCCCCCATGCAGAACGCGGCGTTCCAGGCACTGGGGCTGAACTGGTGCTACGTGCCGCTGCCCGTCCCGCCGGATCAGATCGCGGCGGCG encodes:
- a CDS encoding MBL fold metallo-hydrolase, which encodes MRKPTETVTLHYFGHCAFLWDLPTSARLLIDPFRNPADRTWFLRPSPKIECDIVMVTHPHFDHDAIDELPGRPTILRHPVELRGEGFRIRGVMWQHARHYGQEFNQENLIFAVEAAGLRFCHLGDGRPDPPPSLVQTIGPIDILMIPVDDSCHLLSFEEVDRLIRQLDPAVVIPTHYLIPGLTAPESTLKGIERWLEGRTNVRRISSIRLSRADLPETQEIWIFDAHVTASPPPD
- the aroA gene encoding 3-phosphoshikimate 1-carboxyvinyltransferase; translation: MAQLRIRPGNPLRGRLRVPGDKSISNRFLMLAALAEGESRARGWLASDDTLATLRCMVALGAEIERPEENEVVVWGGGLHSLREPTDILYCESSGTTMRLLSGLVAGQPFTTILHGSEQLRRRPMKRVVTPLRQMGATILGRDDGNFPPLAIHGGDLSAIEYELPVASAQAKSAILLAGLFAGGTTTVHEPAPSRDHTERMLQAMGVFIARDGQSVRITPPTTPLAPLTMAVPGDISSAAFLIAAALLVPGSDITLENVGVNPTRAGLLEVLPPMGAEVERLDERMSGGGEPVADLRVRAAEGMEGVTVEGERVPRMIDEFPILAVLATQAEGETIVRGASELRVKESDRVATVVEELRKMGAQIDPAEDGFTVRGPTPLQGATVDAHEDHRLAMALAVAGLIAEGETVIEGAECIDKSFPQFPECLAALGASVVG